A genomic stretch from Candidatus Baltobacteraceae bacterium includes:
- a CDS encoding peptidylprolyl isomerase, protein MVRPLLVAAALLVGAVSAGDRSEILTLESHRSLGGGRLAALLASPDAATAARAALAIGRTKQPDGVLLLERHLHDPRAAVRAFSIYGLGLIGLGSDAPAVTAAVRGDRNGAVKIAAIDALGRYEEARKLPAGAEATAVRQLVSAMAERRFSPVVRGRAAIALGLFAGSPAGRHIAAALATAYGQERDAGVRERIMWTIFRDYAAGVPLATLRAGLRDPDEVVRIEAVRAYGHLTGPARAAELQPLLNDRSWRVQEQTAESIRLLRGGTLTQHWTAIPAFVHVPPVRPDPYAALPALPRHPVAPGAPRPADVPTAPSLLPQTAAEMTAPAHGEHPRLRIVTSEGDIYVVLYPEWAPLTVTNFLNLMNRGFFDNNQWFRIVPDFVVQTGEQDAKNAPGPGYSIPAEENPLEQNGYVISMGLNYDEKTNTPIRDSAGSEYYITLSPQYHLDNAFTVFGAVCGGFDVLGRLTESDKVIRIERIADVDL, encoded by the coding sequence TTGGTTCGGCCGCTGCTTGTGGCCGCCGCCCTATTGGTGGGTGCGGTCTCTGCCGGCGACCGGTCGGAAATCCTCACGCTCGAATCCCACCGTTCGCTCGGCGGCGGCCGGTTGGCCGCGCTCCTCGCTTCGCCCGATGCCGCGACGGCAGCACGTGCTGCGCTCGCGATCGGGAGAACCAAGCAACCGGATGGCGTCTTGCTACTCGAACGTCACCTCCACGATCCGCGTGCTGCCGTCCGAGCCTTCAGCATATACGGCTTAGGTTTGATTGGGCTGGGAAGCGACGCGCCGGCCGTTACCGCGGCGGTCCGAGGCGACCGCAACGGGGCAGTGAAAATCGCCGCCATCGACGCCCTTGGCCGCTACGAGGAGGCGCGCAAACTGCCCGCCGGCGCCGAGGCGACGGCGGTGCGCCAGCTGGTTTCAGCGATGGCTGAGCGACGCTTCTCACCGGTCGTTCGCGGGCGCGCCGCGATTGCGCTCGGGCTCTTTGCCGGCTCGCCGGCGGGCCGGCACATCGCGGCTGCCCTGGCGACGGCCTACGGGCAAGAACGCGATGCGGGAGTCCGGGAGCGGATCATGTGGACGATCTTCCGTGACTACGCCGCCGGGGTGCCTTTGGCGACCCTTCGCGCCGGTCTGCGCGATCCGGACGAGGTCGTACGGATCGAGGCCGTCCGGGCCTACGGGCATCTCACCGGCCCGGCGCGCGCAGCGGAGCTGCAGCCGCTGCTAAACGATCGATCCTGGCGCGTCCAGGAGCAGACCGCCGAGTCGATCCGTCTGCTGCGCGGCGGAACGCTGACCCAGCACTGGACCGCGATTCCGGCGTTTGTCCACGTTCCGCCCGTCCGCCCCGATCCGTACGCGGCGCTGCCGGCGCTGCCGCGCCACCCGGTCGCCCCGGGCGCTCCGCGGCCGGCCGACGTCCCGACGGCGCCCTCGCTGCTGCCGCAAACCGCAGCCGAAATGACCGCTCCGGCGCACGGCGAGCATCCGCGTCTGCGTATCGTGACGAGCGAAGGCGACATTTACGTCGTGCTCTATCCGGAGTGGGCGCCGTTGACCGTGACCAATTTTCTCAATCTGATGAACCGCGGCTTCTTCGACAACAACCAGTGGTTCAGAATCGTGCCCGATTTCGTCGTGCAGACCGGCGAGCAGGACGCCAAGAACGCGCCCGGACCCGGCTACTCGATTCCGGCCGAAGAAAATCCGCTGGAACAGAACGGTTACGTGATCTCCATGGGCCTGAACTACGACGAGAAAACGAACACGCCGATTCGGGACTCGGCCGGCAGCGAGTACTACATCACGCTCTCCCCACAGTACCATCTCGACAACGCCTTCACGGTCTTCGGCGCGGTGTGCGGCGGCTTCGACGTACTCGGCCGGCTCACCGAATCCGACAAGGTCATCCGCATCGAGCGAATCGCCGACGTCGATCTCTAG
- the dtd gene encoding D-aminoacyl-tRNA deacylase: MVQRVLRASVRVEDRTIGSIGAGLLVLLGVAAPDGDDDARYMAEKIANLRIFPDEGGLMNRSVLETGGSILLVSQFTLHGDARKGRRPSFIAAAKEPLASELYERTGRELERLGLHVEYGEFGADMQVELVNDGPVTILLDSQRAF; this comes from the coding sequence GTGGTGCAGCGCGTTTTGCGCGCAAGCGTTCGCGTGGAGGACCGAACGATCGGAAGTATCGGAGCCGGGCTCCTCGTGCTGCTCGGCGTCGCCGCTCCGGACGGCGACGACGACGCGCGGTACATGGCTGAGAAGATCGCGAATTTACGCATCTTTCCCGACGAGGGCGGACTGATGAATCGCAGCGTGCTCGAGACCGGCGGCTCGATTCTGCTCGTTTCACAATTCACGCTGCACGGCGATGCGCGCAAGGGACGGCGCCCTTCGTTCATCGCCGCGGCGAAGGAGCCGCTGGCAAGTGAACTCTACGAACGCACCGGACGCGAGTTGGAGCGGTTGGGCCTGCACGTCGAGTACGGCGAATTCGGCGCCGACATGCAGGTCGAACTGGTCAACGACGGGCCGGTGACGATCCTACTCGATTCGCAGCGCGCGTTCTAA
- a CDS encoding 3-keto-5-aminohexanoate cleavage protein, with product MQPLIITCAPVGAEVTLDQTPHLPHTPAKLAETARAIRAAGASIVHVHCRNDDGTNTHELARFKQAYDAIRGASDLIVQFSTGGAIGMTPEERASVLQLRPEMATLTCGTVNFGDDVFENSFPIMRGILAKMRQYAVRPELEIFDKGHIANARRLAKEGLLNFPQHVDFVLGVPGGLEATVQNLCDLVDNLPLGCTWSVAGIGRAQVSMALAAIAMGGHVRVGLEDNLYYSRGRLARNEELVARVARIAEEAGRPIAAPDEAREILGLQKLAAA from the coding sequence ATGCAGCCGCTGATCATAACCTGCGCTCCGGTCGGCGCCGAAGTCACGCTCGATCAAACGCCGCACTTGCCGCACACGCCGGCCAAGCTCGCGGAGACGGCGCGCGCGATCCGCGCCGCGGGCGCGTCGATCGTTCACGTGCATTGCCGGAACGACGACGGCACGAACACGCACGAACTCGCGCGATTCAAGCAAGCCTACGACGCGATCCGCGGCGCGAGCGACCTCATCGTCCAATTTTCCACCGGCGGCGCGATCGGGATGACACCCGAAGAGCGGGCGAGCGTGCTCCAGCTGCGTCCCGAAATGGCGACGCTGACCTGCGGCACGGTGAATTTCGGCGACGACGTCTTCGAAAACAGCTTTCCGATCATGCGCGGCATCCTTGCGAAGATGCGCCAGTACGCCGTTCGCCCGGAACTCGAGATCTTCGATAAGGGACACATCGCCAACGCGCGCCGTCTGGCCAAGGAAGGTCTGCTGAATTTCCCGCAACACGTCGACTTCGTGCTGGGGGTGCCCGGCGGGCTCGAGGCGACGGTCCAGAATCTCTGCGACCTGGTCGATAACCTTCCGCTGGGCTGCACGTGGTCGGTTGCCGGAATCGGACGCGCACAAGTATCGATGGCGTTGGCGGCGATCGCGATGGGCGGCCACGTGCGCGTGGGCCTGGAAGATAACCTGTATTACAGTCGCGGGCGCTTGGCGCGCAATGAGGAACTGGTGGCGCGCGTGGCTCGTATCGCCGAGGAGGCCGGACGGCCGATCGCCGCCCCCGACGAGGCGCGCGAGATCCTCGGCCTGCAGAAGTTAGCCGCAGCTTAA
- a CDS encoding ABC transporter permease translates to MFTYVLRRTLAAIPLLLLISIILFVILNNAPGGPLAPYLQNPHITPADIERLKHNLGLDKPIWYRYLAWLGQIFHGDFGYSTSNSEPVLQAIGQRIGATIELMGVSFVVALGIGLSAGMFSAVRPYSFADYFITTLAFFGQSMPVFWFALMLQLLFAVHGIPLPGGYEIVLPSAGRCSTDTCTFGDAIEHLVLPVIVLALLNLALYSRFMRSSLLEVTKTDYMRTAAAKGLGPGTILFKHGLKNALIPVVTIVALSFPGVLGGAIVTEQIFAWPGAGRMFYAALQQSDIALMMGYLLIIAVAVVFSNLIADLLYAWLDPRVRYD, encoded by the coding sequence GTGTTTACCTATGTCCTGCGCCGGACGCTCGCGGCCATCCCGCTGTTGCTCCTGATCTCGATCATTCTGTTCGTGATCTTGAATAACGCTCCAGGCGGCCCGCTTGCGCCGTATCTGCAGAACCCGCACATCACGCCGGCCGACATCGAACGGCTCAAGCACAATCTCGGACTCGACAAGCCGATCTGGTATCGCTACCTGGCCTGGCTCGGACAGATTTTCCACGGCGACTTCGGGTATTCGACCAGCAATTCCGAGCCGGTTCTACAAGCGATCGGTCAGCGGATCGGTGCGACGATCGAACTCATGGGCGTCTCGTTCGTCGTCGCGCTGGGCATCGGGCTTTCGGCCGGTATGTTTTCCGCGGTGCGTCCGTACTCGTTTGCCGATTATTTCATCACGACGCTGGCGTTCTTCGGCCAGTCGATGCCGGTCTTCTGGTTCGCCCTGATGCTGCAACTGCTCTTCGCGGTGCATGGCATTCCGCTTCCCGGGGGATACGAGATCGTCTTGCCGTCGGCAGGGCGATGCAGTACCGACACGTGCACGTTCGGTGACGCGATCGAACATCTCGTGCTCCCGGTCATCGTGCTCGCGCTGCTCAATCTTGCGTTGTACAGCCGCTTCATGCGCTCTTCGCTGCTCGAAGTGACCAAGACCGACTACATGCGCACGGCCGCGGCCAAGGGACTTGGCCCGGGCACGATTCTGTTCAAGCACGGCCTGAAGAATGCGCTCATTCCGGTCGTCACGATCGTCGCGCTCTCGTTTCCCGGCGTTTTGGGCGGCGCAATCGTGACCGAGCAGATCTTTGCCTGGCCCGGCGCCGGCCGCATGTTCTATGCCGCGCTGCAGCAGAGCGACATCGCGCTGATGATGGGCTATCTGCTGATCATCGCGGTGGCCGTCGTCTTCTCCAACCTGATCGCCGACCTACTCTACGCATGGCTCGATCCGCGCGTGAGATACGACTAA
- the rpoD gene encoding RNA polymerase sigma factor RpoD produces the protein MARKKAGGAVAEAQPTLTLDELKKKLIARGKQRGSLTYEEINSAFDALDDVNPDEIDGLFEEITGAGIEIIDDQKDEKPEGEPEEEQEEPIPDGLSLDDPVRMYLKEIGRVPLLSMEQEKSLAMRIEAGELELQRNGTADSRIVTDGEEAKRQLTEANLRLVVSIAKKYVGRGMLFLDLIQEGNLGLIRAVEKFDYRKGYKFSTYATWWIRQAITRALADQARTIRIPVHMVETINRLIKVSRQLLQELGREPSVEEIAEAMALTPEKVREVMKISQEPISLETPIGEEEDSHLGDFIEDQEAVAPAEAASVMLLKEKMQDVLQNLTERERKVLVLRFGLEDGHQRTLEEVGQEFGVTRERIRQIEAKALRKLRHPSRGKALKDYWSNE, from the coding sequence GTGGCACGTAAGAAAGCCGGCGGCGCGGTTGCGGAAGCGCAGCCCACGCTGACGCTGGACGAGCTGAAGAAGAAGCTGATCGCGCGCGGAAAGCAGCGCGGGTCGCTGACATACGAAGAGATCAATTCGGCGTTCGATGCGCTCGACGACGTCAACCCTGACGAAATCGACGGCCTCTTCGAAGAGATCACGGGCGCCGGTATCGAGATCATCGACGACCAAAAGGACGAGAAGCCCGAGGGTGAGCCTGAGGAAGAGCAAGAGGAACCGATCCCCGATGGGCTCTCGCTCGACGATCCGGTCCGGATGTATCTCAAAGAGATCGGTCGCGTGCCCTTGCTCTCCATGGAGCAAGAAAAATCGCTCGCGATGCGGATCGAAGCGGGCGAATTGGAATTGCAGCGCAACGGGACGGCCGACTCGCGCATCGTCACCGACGGCGAGGAGGCCAAACGCCAGCTGACCGAGGCCAACCTGCGTCTGGTCGTTTCGATCGCCAAGAAGTACGTCGGGCGCGGTATGCTCTTCCTCGATTTGATTCAGGAAGGCAATCTCGGTTTGATTCGGGCGGTCGAGAAGTTCGACTATCGCAAAGGCTACAAGTTCTCGACCTACGCGACGTGGTGGATCCGCCAGGCGATCACCCGCGCACTCGCCGATCAAGCTCGCACGATCCGTATTCCCGTACACATGGTCGAGACGATCAACCGCCTGATCAAAGTCTCGCGCCAGCTTCTCCAAGAACTCGGCCGTGAACCCTCGGTCGAAGAGATCGCCGAAGCGATGGCGCTGACGCCCGAGAAAGTGCGCGAGGTCATGAAGATCTCGCAGGAACCGATCTCGCTCGAAACGCCGATCGGCGAAGAAGAAGACTCACACCTGGGCGACTTCATCGAGGACCAGGAAGCGGTCGCGCCCGCCGAGGCTGCGTCGGTCATGCTTCTCAAAGAGAAGATGCAAGACGTGCTGCAAAACCTGACCGAGCGCGAGCGCAAAGTGCTGGTATTACGCTTCGGCCTCGAAGACGGTCATCAGCGCACGCTGGAAGAAGTCGGTCAAGAATTCGGCGTCACCCGCGAACGCATCCGCCAGATCGAAGCGAAGGCGCTCCGCAAACTCCGCCATCCTTCGCGCGGAAAAGCTCTCAAAGACTACTGGAGCAACGAATAA
- a CDS encoding response regulator, which produces MAEEMVQRNWRVLIADDDPAICTLIDTVLRKGPYEMIMCNDAESALVAVDRQGPFDIIICDFMLPGISGIDLVERLRAKDGTRGVPILMISGHTNYAMDGRAKNAGANLFLNKPFTISQLRAAVTHLLSQSVKRDSYSGAPFF; this is translated from the coding sequence ATGGCTGAAGAGATGGTTCAGCGCAATTGGCGGGTATTGATCGCCGACGATGACCCGGCTATCTGCACGCTGATCGATACGGTCTTGCGCAAGGGCCCATATGAGATGATCATGTGCAACGATGCCGAAAGCGCGCTCGTTGCGGTCGACCGGCAGGGGCCATTCGACATCATCATCTGCGATTTCATGCTGCCCGGAATCTCGGGCATCGATCTGGTCGAACGCCTGCGCGCAAAAGACGGCACGCGCGGCGTCCCGATTCTGATGATCTCCGGTCACACCAACTACGCGATGGATGGCCGCGCCAAGAACGCCGGCGCCAATCTCTTCCTGAATAAGCCCTTCACGATCTCGCAACTGCGCGCAGCGGTGACTCATCTGCTCTCGCAATCGGTCAAACGCGACTCGTATTCAGGCGCGCCCTTCTTCTGA
- a CDS encoding manganese efflux pump produces MSVGVGVRGASTAAKIRIGAAFASAEIAMNCIGAGLGLAVGRVIGDGAAYLGYVALVAVGVYMTIEARRNLGDRPALELDSGWGLLLASLGISLDSLGIGFSILYIGVPLVVALVTIGVVSVLATTLGLSLGRALGTRVEDAAETLGGVLLALTGAAFIALKALHAG; encoded by the coding sequence GTGAGCGTCGGCGTCGGTGTGCGCGGCGCCTCGACTGCGGCAAAGATCCGTATCGGCGCCGCGTTCGCGAGCGCGGAAATTGCGATGAACTGTATCGGCGCCGGGCTCGGCCTGGCGGTTGGGCGCGTGATCGGCGACGGTGCCGCATACCTCGGCTACGTTGCGCTGGTCGCGGTCGGCGTCTACATGACGATCGAGGCGCGGCGCAATCTGGGCGATCGCCCTGCGCTCGAATTGGACAGCGGCTGGGGGCTTCTGCTCGCCTCGCTCGGTATCAGTCTCGACTCACTCGGCATCGGGTTCTCGATCCTCTACATCGGCGTGCCCTTGGTCGTGGCGCTCGTCACGATCGGCGTCGTTTCCGTCCTTGCCACGACGCTCGGGTTGAGCCTCGGCCGCGCGCTCGGCACGCGCGTGGAAGACGCTGCCGAGACACTCGGCGGCGTTTTGCTTGCACTGACCGGGGCCGCATTCATCGCGCTCAAGGCACTGCACGCCGGCTAG
- a CDS encoding proline dehydrogenase family protein produces MALIDRLLAPNSGFQKNFFFLAKRFVAGETIDSAIAAVRELNSAGMTATLDFLGEDVLERDAALKTRDTYLAVLDRIRESGVQSNVSVKMTAMGLLIDRRFALENLTRILHDAQRNADPFVRIDMEGSAVTAATLDLFESAYAKDTNVGIVLQAYLRRTPADVARAIAIGARVRLCKGAYDEPPELAIKEMPAIRVAYLQLAHELLERGNYPAIATHDRSLIDEVRAFTRERAIASDRFEFQMLYGCRPQLQRELVAQGYRVRVYVPFGTHWAGYFYRRVMERRENALFALSSMFAK; encoded by the coding sequence ATGGCCCTTATCGATCGACTTCTCGCTCCCAACTCGGGTTTCCAAAAGAACTTCTTCTTCCTCGCCAAGCGCTTTGTGGCGGGCGAAACCATCGATTCGGCGATCGCTGCGGTCCGCGAGCTCAATAGCGCCGGCATGACCGCAACACTCGACTTCCTCGGTGAGGACGTGCTCGAACGCGATGCCGCCCTCAAGACACGGGATACCTACCTCGCCGTGCTCGACCGCATCCGCGAGAGCGGCGTGCAAAGCAACGTTTCGGTTAAGATGACCGCCATGGGGCTGTTGATCGATCGACGGTTCGCGCTCGAAAACCTCACGCGCATCCTGCACGATGCGCAGCGCAACGCCGACCCGTTCGTTCGCATCGACATGGAGGGCTCGGCGGTCACTGCGGCCACGCTCGATCTCTTCGAGTCGGCCTACGCCAAGGATACGAACGTCGGCATCGTGCTGCAGGCCTATCTGCGGCGAACGCCTGCGGACGTTGCGCGCGCGATCGCAATCGGCGCGCGCGTACGCTTGTGCAAAGGGGCCTACGACGAACCGCCGGAGCTTGCGATCAAGGAGATGCCGGCGATTCGCGTTGCCTACCTCCAACTGGCGCACGAGCTGCTCGAGCGCGGAAACTACCCCGCGATCGCCACTCACGACCGCTCGCTCATCGACGAGGTTCGCGCGTTCACGCGCGAACGCGCCATCGCGAGCGATCGTTTCGAATTTCAGATGCTCTACGGCTGCCGCCCGCAGCTTCAGCGCGAACTGGTGGCGCAAGGTTACCGCGTGCGCGTCTACGTTCCGTTCGGAACGCATTGGGCCGGATATTTCTACCGCCGCGTGATGGAGCGGCGCGAGAACGCGCTCTTCGCGCTCTCGTCGATGTTCGCAAAGTAA
- the opp4C gene encoding oligopeptide ABC transporter permease — MASTLPASAHPFDDDDAVYSKVTFWTRLRRHRLAVAGIVVLSIIVLCAVLAPLLAPFDPNAIDNVHWQGTPLPPCFQDHILCGGHPLGTDEVGRDLLSRLLYGARISLTIGIFTVLFELLIGVTLGSLSGYYGGWVDWLIMRITDVFLSIPLLPLLLVLTAIVAASSNKAALSFWVIVLIIGALSWPTVARLVRASFLVLREREFTEAARAVGNGDLRIIFRHLLPNAVAPIVVQATLDVANVIVLESTLSFLGFGIQPPTASWGNMLSDAQANLQIAWWAAVFPGLCILFTVLSINYIGDGLRDALDPNMK; from the coding sequence ATGGCATCGACGCTTCCGGCAAGCGCGCACCCATTCGACGACGACGACGCCGTCTATTCGAAGGTCACGTTTTGGACCCGTCTGCGCCGTCACCGTCTCGCGGTCGCCGGCATCGTTGTGCTTTCGATCATCGTGTTATGCGCGGTTCTGGCGCCGCTGCTCGCACCGTTCGACCCCAACGCGATCGACAACGTGCACTGGCAGGGAACGCCGCTGCCGCCGTGTTTCCAGGATCATATCTTGTGCGGCGGACATCCGCTCGGCACGGACGAGGTCGGCCGCGATCTGCTCTCGCGCCTGCTCTACGGCGCGCGCATCTCACTGACGATCGGCATCTTCACCGTCCTCTTCGAATTGCTCATCGGCGTGACGCTCGGCTCGCTCTCGGGCTACTACGGCGGCTGGGTCGATTGGCTGATCATGCGCATCACCGACGTGTTCCTCTCGATCCCGCTCCTGCCGCTATTGCTGGTACTGACCGCGATCGTGGCCGCGAGCTCGAACAAGGCCGCGCTCAGTTTTTGGGTGATCGTGCTGATCATCGGGGCGCTTTCGTGGCCGACGGTGGCGCGCTTGGTGCGCGCCTCGTTTCTCGTACTGCGCGAACGCGAGTTCACCGAGGCGGCGCGGGCCGTCGGCAACGGCGACTTGCGAATCATCTTCCGGCACCTCTTGCCCAACGCCGTCGCCCCGATCGTGGTGCAGGCCACGCTCGACGTGGCCAACGTCATCGTGCTCGAATCCACGCTCTCGTTCTTGGGCTTCGGCATCCAGCCGCCGACCGCGTCGTGGGGTAACATGCTCTCGGACGCGCAGGCCAACCTCCAAATCGCATGGTGGGCGGCGGTCTTCCCCGGCTTGTGCATCCTCTTCACCGTGCTCTCGATCAACTACATCGGCGATGGCCTGCGCGACGCCCTTGACCCGAACATGAAGTAG